Genomic segment of Bemisia tabaci chromosome 9, PGI_BMITA_v3:
gagcgatccaattggttttAACGGGTGATTGTCCTAAACCgaagaggaaaatgatggactaactgaagttcttttgtcgattaccgctagttagtctatcacttaccacctttgtctattgcaaccgcCTACTTCCAGCagtaggatcgcttcatttgcCGTATGTCCTCTCTGTCTAGCATTTGTCTGTGTAGGGTTACCATAGAATTTAGCAAATTAaagtccctgacatttccctgagtTTCCTGGCACAGAATGGTAAAATTCGCTGAcagttgaagatatgccagatggttaaaaagacgaAATTCTAAATAGTTTTGaggcatttgttgttcgaaacgtcaaaccctcTCGAGAaggcaaataaaggtgacttgtcACCTTTCGCCAATTAAAGTATTACAAGCaacatgtgacgtttaaaatttccgccgccatattcttttttacagataaattgTTGGATGCATccgtttaaaaatgttttatcggcagcacaaatcaattcagtgaaattcttaAACAGATTCATCCAACAATTTAtccgtcaaaaaataaaatggcggcggaaattttgaaacgtcacatggcgcttgttatactttggccggaaggtgacgacttaacgatttttctttgacattttcgtcgttttccctgacatttccaggttttccccaattttttgaaattctctaACACTTCCCGGTTTTCGCGGTATTCTTggtatttcctgactgtggcaacctagagtccctttataccgagattaaagacaatttgaatcaatttctgattcTCCCCGTATTTCAGGCCCTCacagagtcacaaacgggaataaatattacattttcatcaattgcaaagattataaactagaATGGACCTGGGAATCGGGGGTACGGTAAGGAACAAATGGGGTGAGAGAGGAAACGGAGTTAGGAATGCGGggatgggttgatcaaagattacaaaaaaggtccgatttgtgtaatctttattctcgtttgtgacatccataagctgcgttgtctcaactctctctacaGAGGAAGTCTAGGGCAACCGTGTCTATCAATTTAGCCTGCTGACCTGCGCAAATCCTGAAGCGCAACCGGTTGATTGCTCTTGCCGCTGAGGTCGAGCTTGTGGATGGAGTACTGGAACTGGTGGGCGCTGCTCTCGTCGCTGCCCTGCAGGTCGAAGAGGACGTTGTCGCGGACGTTGAGGGTCTTGAGGAAGTCGAACTCGAGGAGGAGGGTGGCCGGGAGCTGGGTCAGGTTGTTCTTCGAGAGGTCCAGCACCTGCAGCGAGGGCTCCAGGCCCGAGAACGCCGACGGCGAGATCTCCTGCAACCCGCAGTCCACCAGGTACAGCTCCCTGATCCGCGCGTCCCGGAAAGCATCCGTCTGCAGAAAATAAAATcacttagaaaaatttcaagagcccaaattttgtcggtccttccaccgtacttagATATACTTAGGATGTCTCAACCcaatgttcgaaactcaccttttaATTTCAGGAGCcaagtggcgcatcaagcccgatgtttaggcgccattgaagattttttaggggccaaattgactttttgcctatatattacggtgcatttagtgaaaaggtAGATagttgtagtgctgaaaatgtcgaataatcacctgatatgaaaattcaaatttttgggggcaatttttacgggccacgttggcgcagagccttcattttttaggcgccatggccaattttttaggcgcatttggggcgttggcgcctgtgagtttcgaaaaTTGTCTCGACCGCACTTAAGTCTGGCTTATTAGCGTTTCTGATTGATCGGTGATGCGGTTTGGACCCATCGATGAATGTTGCACCTCTATGTGAAGgaaccgacaaaattcggcccagTGTTTGGGTATCCATCAgcggcgtagcgtgctttgcgatttatagattgatctcccatttaatcctacggtaaaaaatcgataaacagggtgtcctagcgaacacctcaaaaatcgattctttactataacTTCAATTAGggatatatcgaaaatcgatcattcacacctcgacACTGGTATCCATCCTTGAGAATTGTGCCCTTACATGTGTCAGGGCTTTGCGTTTCAAGCACTTCTCTAATGCAAGATATACAATCATGTGAGTGTGGACTTTTTAGTGgtaaaatgacacaaaaatcacgatggtcacattatacagggtggcccagggttaaacggccagactgcaggagtcAAAACACCTCCAAGCCCCCTCCTTAAATTGAGATTTAGATAtcttttagatcatttatgaattcagagCCTAAAAGTATAGGggagtacaaattttcatgagatttggtacACATaactgttgccaaaattcggGAAAAACTGACTAAACTGTTTACTTTTCGAACTTTTGGGGAGGTCGTAGCTCCGACGGGGGGCACTTTTGGgaaaaactttatacaacaaaaaagtctaattttgacccatagaacacacTCCTGCAGTATGGCCTTTTAACCCTGGATCATTCTGTATACCGAGCATTTCCTTATACTGCGGCTCATATTTCTGTGGATGATCACGCTGTAGGGACCAAATAAGGGACTTTAAAATTATTCGGGTTTCTTATACGTACTCATACGATGTTACGAAAAAGAGATACCAACCTGAACTAGCGAAAGCGGATTCCCGTTCAAGTAGGTTTTGTTGACGATATCGAGGTGTTGGAAGGAACCTGGTGGAAGGAATTGAATATCGTTGTAATCAAGGCGGAGAATATCAAGACTAAGTTTGTGGTGGAATCCAGGCTCCGTCACAGCCGAGTGCAAGTTTGAGATCAGGTTGTAACTTAAATCTAAGGTGCGCAGAGACCTGGAAATAGAatgatgcaaaaattaaatgtgaggtgtacaaagaaaagaaaaatgtaaaagaaaagagGCACAACCACTCTGTGACCTTTTGATGCAATTTCTTGTATACAATTtcttgagaaaataatttccaCAAGAACAATTTAGTGCAACGTCGCTTAAAAGCCGAGAAACTCAAAATGTATAGGCTATAGGGTCAATGTCCTAGCTTTCAGCAATAAAGCGAGGAACGTACGGTTGTGATAGAGAATGATAAAATGTTTCAGCCGCCGGAAAGaaggattttttaaagttcctcggcaaaattctctgaattttcccctacttttttctgtggaatgaaattctctgatttcTTATGGTCGGTTAAAATTCTCTAACGTTCCTTGTTTTTTGaatgacttttcaagaacttcctATCAATGACACCCTGTATTTCCGATCGGGTAATTACCTGTTTTATTGCTTGCGGCTCGACGATACATCACCATTTCATTTGTGGCGGATCACTACGCGTCGCacaaaaaatcgagttaattaagaggtcagaaatgaaattttttactaaaactgcaaatttttatttctatttcgtcacattttaaatttcaaggggtgctcaaCGAAGagcatttcacgaggaaaccaacagaaccactttcagaacatCAAAGTTtcgtaaaaacggagttatgagtgtttaaaatttccaaattttgtccgacctctcctattgacttgatccactgcgCGTCGATTGAGTTCGAGTATTTACTGCTGAATTTTCTGAGTAGCTCAAGGCGCACTCATTACCTCGAATTGCTCATTCTCGAGCGCGTTCGAAAAGTTGTAGACGTCTGAAGAAAAAGTGCATCCTATTCCAGAAATAATCTCAATTCCGCATACCAGGTGATTGACTCAACAAGTCTTTTTGTTCAATATTTGATACTGTATCATCAGACACAACGCGACAGTAGCAGATCCAGAGTAtgttggaggggagggggcattTGCTGATGTCGAGTGGAGGGGAAGGATACCCCCAGAGCGAGGGGCGAAAAtatcccccggaaaattttcaaaaaatagccCCTCCCATACTTGCAGTTGCTGTGACAAGTCGTGGTTTTATCACgatcattttttccttcttttttccaaatttgcgCGCAAATGACATTTACGGAGATTGTGCGCAATCGTTATCTATGCACAAGATTTCCGCAAACTTCATGCAGCCAATTGATCTAAATAAGAGAATTCTCTGTTTGCAGGAAAAAGCACGTATGCTTCCTCTGCTCGTTTTTGTGCTCATGGCTGTGATGATCATCTCCACGGCATTCGCAAGTAATCTTCACCCAAACACCTGCTTACCGTGGAGGAATCAGTGCGAATGCAAAATCCGAGGTCGGCTGTATAGATGCGGATATGGAGTGTTGCCCCCTTGTTGCAGAACTATGGAATGCATCGACTTAAAACAATCGACGGATGGAAGATTAATAGGAATCTGTGGTCGTGGGTATCTTTGAGATGTACGTATAAGCACTGCCTCGCTAAGTAAAAGCACCGCATAAGCAatcaaatgttgtcaaatttctttttggaacatatttatttttgaagaaaattataaatattttccctgaaatttttagacttttcagatcaaattacgaataaaatcctTTAAGAAGTCGGAGAAGAAACgtccacaaattttcctgacaatgcgtaattttttgaaagaaatttggcaacacctgatggctcatacggtgttcttacTTAGCATAGTAGAGTTATGATGAGGAAGATTGTTAAGATAGCGcgaatgtaacaaggtggagaaatggtgctgggtccacaccattttgcggggaaatctATTTGGGTGTTCGTGGTATTGTGAAACTGGGGATGGCTttgattttacttttcaaatcAACATGATTTTGTCATAGATTAAAGCGACAGATATATGACATTATGAGCTAAAgcttttttttaagagagagaaagagagagagtaATTGTTGCTTTTTACTTGTTTGCAATGGTTAAGGATCAAAACATATGTAAAGAAGctaccttttttatttttagcttcaATTTCATTTATggctttaaaattattgaaattacgaGTTAAAGAAGAATTTAATGGGGCCCTGTGAGGGGACCAAGGTTTTTTTTACCCCAGGAGGTATAAGACCCCCAAAATCTCCCTTTGACTTGGGATTTTGATAGATTTTAAGGTATTGGGTGGattaaacaccaaaatttaTGATACATGGGCACTTTTCACGAGTTTTAGTTCATTGGTTTTGCAAAAAGTTGGATAAACTAttattttctaaagaaaaaatggGAGAGGTGCTGGAGGTCTGACTTCACTATCATCCAATCATTTTTGCGCACGTACGGCTTTCTCAtcgttctcattttttttacaaatacaaCAGTGTTTACTGATTTAGACTAGGGACTTAGAGACATCTTTGAGGACCTGATGAATTTTTGGGATTACAGACCTAGATGAAGAGGAAGAtcatgaagaagaagaaggagaagacaGACAAGAGGACGGAGGAGACGTGGGAGAAGGAGAGGATGGAGGATACTGAAAAAAACGGAAGAAGTAGCAGAAGAATGAAAAGATAGactggaagaagaagaagaagaagaagaagaagaagaagaagaagcagaagaagaggaATTAACAAGCggaagagaggagagagagagagaggatgGAGGATGCTgagaaaatagaagaagaagagggtGGACGAGAGacatgaagaagaagaaggagaagaggaagtgAGAGAAGCAGGGGACGGTGGATACCAGGAGggaaaggaagaggaagaagaagaaaaagaataagaggCAGCAGGACGAGAGGAAAATAGAAGGGAACAGCAAGAACAAGAAGaacaggaaaaagaagaggTGAGTGATGGAGAGGATCGATTAGAAGAAGGAAAGGAAGGGAGGAttagaaagaggaagaaggagaagagatACGAAAAAAGGACGCGAAAGAACctgggaaagaagaagaaagtgagTAGCGGAAGGAGAAGAGAAGGAGATAAACGAGGCAGAATAGACGTGAGTTCTAAGAAAAATATCTAATGAAATAACAAAAGGAATGCGCGAAATTTGGGACCCCTCACGAAGGACCTGTCGACGACTTATGAGAAATATAGGGAAGCTGACCTGAGCGTGGCGACCTGGGGGTAAGGGACGTATTTGATCTGGTTGTCGGCGAGGAAGAGCTGCATGAGAAGCGGCGGCCCCTGCATGAAGAGCTCGCCGTCGAGTTCGGCGATGGAGTTGCCGGAGAGGTCCAGGTACTCGAGGGCCTGCAGGGAGCTGAACACGCCGCGGGGCAGGTTCGAGATCACGTTGTCGCGCAGGGACAGCATCCGCAGGGAGTGCTCCAGGCCGCGCCACGACTCCATGCTGATGTCCGAGATGTCGTTGTCTGCAACATGAGTTTACGGAAACATTGAGAGCGATTTGCGGAGAAGTAGAAaactcagagacaagagaccctccactggcctcctagcgacaggaagaagcttttactttcggggtttcaacaattccttatggacaatgtAATGGGACTGTtacatgcaagagatacagccgcgcgaatagactttttagaggttaaatgacacgaaaattacgatggtcacattaaaaaagtctaaatacactccttactgcgcaatttgcgttgttaggaacgcgctttttcaaatttcccgcgcctgggggcagttttctaatcaccggaaacaagcaaacggcgggctcggtgatttccggaagatgccgagtcgttgttgttgttgttattttttccttcagtttgtttacaaacccaacgtgatctcctacagtggtccatatacgctttatgcagtaaccaaatcgatcaacttttaaatatccaacgcaatccttctacatttcatttcacgatgtcacgagctccgatttttaggttatgttgtcagttttagttgaccggaaatagccgcgagttgccgttaattgtttccgttagaaaactgcccccagacgcgggaaatttgaaaaagcgcgttcctaacaacacaaattgcgcagtaaggagtgtatttcagacttttttaatgtgaccatcgtaattttcgtgtcatttaacctctaaaaagtctattcgcacggctgtatctcttgcatgcaacaggcccattactaGGGAGCAACTGTCATCACCCTAGTtccggctgttgacttacctacatggtcgatgatgagcttcggatgacgtcatgggccaaacaactttcccaaacgtcggccattttcggcttgtttgcaaaacgagaCTGCcgacacgttgttgaacatcaaccatgtaggtaagtcaccagtagaatgctgaagtcccgaaagtaaaagcttccacaatggccaagatactagtggagggtctcttgtctctgagaaAACTACACCCTCGAATATTGTGACCGTCAGCAAGGTaccacagtggtcttgaagcaaaaatatGCGAAAacatgtacccaaaaacggtttgcaggagGTGAGTCTATGGTGTgcgtggacttaaaatcgcggaaaatcaaaattttggctGACCCTAATTTCGAAATATCGCGATTCGGAATTTTCGTagtaaattcatattttccactgattttgatcagctttttttatttatttttgctttgaaaCGGTGTTGATCGggtcacgtttttatttttcgttcgattcatttcGATCGGACACATACCCTCTCGTCACGTGCAGACTACCTATCatactcctttttttaaagtgaacaattcgccttctgctgcgtccgcagcaattgttgttacgaatatgttgtgcgtggtCATTTTggttcattacatactcgactctttgaaggcgtttaatgtgcgcaAGTAGAGCactctgttggagaacaacagaagcgAGATTGAACGAATcgctcaatccctacttcgtCCCTTCTCCGACAGATAGCACTACTtgcgcacattaaacgccttcaaagagtcgagtatgtaatgaaccAAAATGACcccgcacaacatattcgtaacaacaattgctgcggacgcagcagaaggcgaattgttcactttaaaaaaaggagtatGAAAGGTAGTATacgtgtaacgagagggtatgtatccAATTGAAATGaatcgaaagaaaataaaaacgtgattCGATCAACACCGTTttaatggacaaataaataaacaagcGGATCAAAATTAGTAGAATACTTGAAATtacggtgaaaatttcaaataacgATATCTTGAAATTAGgatcaaccaaaattttgattttacgcGATTTTGAGACCACGCACGTGCAGTAGACAACCCCACTGCAAACCGTTTCAGGGTACATCTcttgtcccatttttttttttcttcttccttttttttgcttcaagaccactgtggtGCAGTAAATAAGTGAACGGTCAAAGTTTTTGATCAGATCGGCAGGGTTGCAACCATGCAACCCTGCCGCGGGGCTGAAtggtgaaattgatagacaaagcgatagactaagATGAAATAAGGAGTGTGGAACGATCCTGtcggttgaaatgagtggttcttatggactaagggggggggggggtgaatgatggactaactatagggtctctcgtggattgtcgttagttagtccacTGCCTACATCAttagtccattgcaaccacctactTCCACCAACAGGTTCCTTTCATATccatttttatcttctttgtcgatagctttgtctatcaattttaacaatcagaaCGCTGGAGTCAAGAATAGAGACCAAAaaaaccctccactggcctctcgGCGACagatggaaacttttactttcggggattcaacactccCTAAAGGACAATTATCAGGGACAATTATCAGTCATCACCCTTTTATGGCTGTTAACCATATGTTACAATATGTAAGGTGTCAATCGCAGCAAAAAATGTTATCAAGACTTGTGGAACTTAACCATTCGATCGAATTCGTGGTAATTATAGATAAGTGTATGTTTTCATATTTAtaatttacatggaaaacatTTGAAAGGGAGCAATTTTCTCACTTACGTTTAGCTTCAATCTTTGGAACAAGGAATATATGCgagataatttttgaatttgaatatcACACTCGAATGGACTATAGGCAGGGACTTTTTAGAATCCAAAGATAGATAAACAGAATGTCATCTTACCCTCTAAGTTcaggtattttaatttttgaagatgcCGCATAGCTCTGCTTGGTATTGTTGCTAAGTAACTGTGAGAAATCTCCAGCTCAGATAAAGACCTTTCCAGTCCTTGAAATGCATCACCCGGTATCAGGTGAAGGGGGTTGTGCATAATTTGTAAATGATATAAACCTAAAAAATATATGAAGTTATGAATTAAAAGTAAGGAAATTAGGTGTCACAGTCCctacaaaaatgtaaaaatctgcGATAGATTATAAATCCGTGAACACCAGTCGTTAAAGAGATATGACATGCGGATCAATACAACAGTTATTTTTGGCGTGTCCTTCATTTCCGTTTCAAGGCTATCGCAAATTGAGCGAAGATAAGCAGTCACCaggtctgccgtgctatggaagaacgccgtatgaacctttgtgagttgccaaatttctgtcgGTAAAATACGAGTTTTCTGGAAAGCTTGCGTAAATTTTCCGTCCTATTTTCAGGAGAAATCGCAATGTGATCTAAAGTATCAGAAGATTTCAAGTAGAAATACTCATTATTCgtctcaaaaattaatcttttaggagaggaaatttggcaactctcggatgttcatacggcgtttttccgtagcacggcaaaGGTAAACAAGGATTCTTTCACGCTCCACGCAGTTTTATTCCTTCGAATAGAAAACGAAATGTCAGATGGgtgaattttcaagagaaaaatcacatttgagaggcttggaggacaaggcatcgaagtgcaggttttgctatttcgagaaacacgtgtttgaagtttcgaaattaagtGGACCCTAATGGCAAGaagaatgttcaaactgacttatttatgcttaaatattgaaatttgggagcaaatttttcatagaatatgcatttagactagtttaacttaaaattattaatatctcatttttttcaaaaactgcacttatacgccttgtcctctaagtcCGAAGTTTTTAAGGCTGATCATCTCTACTGTATTATATCTTTACATTGGATTGTACCTAAAAAttgtttacaaaaataaaaataataataatatcaaTGCGACTTTTTTCAAAAGGCACGATATCTCCATTAATATGGAACAAAGAAATCTAgcgtttgaacagatcttaaaaaattttcctggtCGGTGAGGTAACATCATTAAAACCCAATGATACTGTGATTCTCGAAACCCAAGTAGCAACTGAGTGTTGTGtgtgttgcctagctcctatttggaGGGGCCTCATTTATttaaacttattgcaataaaattgaaataagttgcaatttttcattgcattgcatattgcctatcttccTAAaacatggagctcattttttggattgtttaaaatcggcataaatcgactGAACGATGTAAAAAGAttgcaatttaatcgaaaaaaatattacaatagtgttgaaatcaaattgcaatttaatttcaatatttgtgttgcactgtgctacttgggaagtgATCAATTCTTAGAGTCTGTTTAAAATAGGGATTAAAATTGTATATTATAGTGATTTCTTGGCATAATGGAAAACAAAGTCATTTCTTGGCATACCTGTTCCTTCTAGGAAATGAGGCTCGAAATATTCAAGCCCGTTGTTCTctaaaataagcatgaaaaCTTTCGAACTGTTGAGCGGTGGTGGTATCCTCGGCAGGGGTACATTTCGACACCGGACTATACCTAGATCGGGCACAGCTTTTGAACACGTGCATAGCGGGTTGAAAACACAAGGCGGGTCGTCCTTGTGTGCCTCCAGAGCTCCATACCTAAGGAAGAAGAAATCCGGGGATTCTCTCAGAGAGGAAGATCCATGtaacaaaattgaaaactgtAACTAAAttacaatgggtcagttgcactagtcacagaatcgtgttttagtGGTTGAAGCTTATAGATACGCAAAAAATAATCATATCCGTCCAAATCCCAAATTTTTACGtcaaatagactgatttagagACTATGTTACTCAATATAATAttgaactcttggttcaaaccaaaacaaagtaacataacctcatgtacGAATGCTCCATGAGTTAATTGtctaaaaatgttgaagaaaaataatcagaatcAACCCATGAAATTCGTCTTTAATTGAGGGAAATATTGAAAGGTctagaggctcatacgacgttctccccaagtacggcagtatagtctctaatagactgatttagtgactacgtcattcgttATAATATGGAACTCTTAGTTCAAACcaaacaaactaacataacctcatgtgcgaatgcttcatgagttaattgtgttaatttattaaaatttagtcattgactgGTCATAACTAATGAAGGTCTCCTTGAACACGAAGAATTTCTAAGAAACATTTgaacgcattttaccaccatggcgcaaAGGGCGCGATTCAAAAGCAAGATTatgggtttgtttacatttgaaccatgaCGTAGCCTCTAACTTGGCGTTTGGAcggattttatcattttttgctaatctatataataattttaaaccaCCAAAGCACGATTCTGTGCTACCGCAACCGACTCATTCTGCCGTcgtaagggaaaacgccgtgtgaacctgcaggtgttgccaaatttcttttaataaaacacgaattccctggtgaacttatgaatatttttcttccattttttcagttaatttttctcgcaatgccgacgaaaagtcctgaaaatttcaaggggaaatattcataactttcctcaaaaaagaacattttatcaaaggaaatttggcaactctcaaatcttcatacgtcgttcttctttagcacggcagtggaaTTACTACGCAGGATCTCTAAAAAATATATCGGCAGTCAAactcctaaaccacgtatctcgtttgcgatgtttgaaaatctcagcCTCTAATTTTCTAGTAAAGGAaagcaaatcaacatcattccttgaaattttttcagattcgCGTCGCACggaagagaaaaattacgaaattttttaataattgagGAGTTCcccgttttaaaaataaagtttgacagtACGTCtgcaaatttgcaaattttggaTCATATCTATTTTTTGAGTTTACTTGATTAAATTCATTTGTAATTTAGTGCTGGATTCGGGAAACTTGTCTTGTAGAATTTTAAATCTTCCGCTGTCTGGTCTTTAAACGGCGTATCTTGCCAGCGGCATTCTAAAAACTCCgcttctactttattttttatggatgaaaaaaccaatatcattccttaaagtctTCGTAGGATTTTCTTTgcaaagggaagaaaaatcacggcagctaTAACGAATTGCCACAGAATATAGTATTCCATAAAAATGAGGTGTAATGAGAGATCAACGACACCATGGCGTGGTGTCTTGAATAAAATCACTAGGTTGCGCGTCTCCAGATTCAAAACTCCTCCATTTCATCGGATATGCAATTTAATCTCCGGAGacttaaaatagttgctcgagggAATCTCACTTACATTAACGGCGCTACTGTCTGGTGTCTTAAGTAAAATCAAATCACTAGGTTGCGCTTATCTGGATTCAAAGTTCCTTCAATTCATCGGATATGCAATTTCagctccggagagttaaaatagttgctcgagggGATCTCGCTTACATTAACGGCGCAACGGTCTGGTGTTTTAAGTAAAATCACTAGGTTGCACGTCTCCAGAttcaaaactccttcatttcatcggatatgcaatttgagctccGGAGAGTTAAGATAGCTGCTtgaaacgtcacaaaccgagatacgtggtttgacaGTTTTAACGTCAATCAGTATTTTGCTGGCCCACATTAACGTCGGCTGAGATATCTTACTTTTctactatacagggtgatccagggttaaacggccagactgcaggaaaAATAAGACTTTTCTGTTGACTAAAGTATTCCTCAAAACTG
This window contains:
- the LOC140225360 gene encoding uncharacterized protein, which encodes MLPLLVFVLMAVMIISTAFASNLHPNTCLPWRNQCECKIRGRLYRCGYGVLPPCCRTMECIDLKQSTDGRLIGICGHLDEEEDHEEEEGEDRQEDGGDVGEGEDGGY